The proteins below are encoded in one region of Silene latifolia isolate original U9 population chromosome 2, ASM4854445v1, whole genome shotgun sequence:
- the LOC141628715 gene encoding uncharacterized protein LOC141628715, which produces MKMPSSLCLFEVVEGLERFGGAGYPELLKPISQVLKCEYVVHGEIATQAEVHLLWNRVRDASIILLAYLFKLCQDIFPLNVLLVKSCIDLDGICILNKIYFPEHLDKHKFSEGCFMCF; this is translated from the exons ATGAAAATGCCTTCTTCCCTTTGTTTGTTTGAG GTGGTCGAAGGCCTGGAAAGGTTTGGCGGGGCAGGCTACCCAGAGCTATTGAAACCAATTTCTCAG GTGTTGAAATGTGAATATGTTGTCCACGGTGAGATTGCTACTCAGGCTGAG GTACACCTACTATGGAACCGTGTTCGTGATGCAAGCATAATACTACTGGCCTACCTGTTTAAACTGTGTCAAGACATTTTCCCCCTAAATGTTCTGCTTGTTAAATCTTGTATCGATCTTGATGGAATTTGTATCCTCAATAAAATTTATTTTCCAGAACATTTAGATAAGCACAAATTCTCAGAAGGATGCTTTATGTGTTTTTGA